The sequence CCAGAATATTTAGATAAGCCTTTCCCAAATTTCTGCTGCACCGAAACTACATCACAATAAATGTCCGTTGCTTTAAAACAGCTAAGTTTAGGGTAACTGTAACTTCGCTACTTCCTGTGCTCCTGACTTTAATGTTGGTCATCTGCTCATGCCTTAAATTTGCCCCTTCCACTGTTTGCACAATTGAATTTCTCTTGGCCACAGACCTTAGCTaacttttgcttatatttttcatGTCTTCTCTTGAGTTTGTTGATTAAACACCAATCAGGGACTTCTCCCAGCAGTTAGGCAtcttccttgcaatgcaggggatgcaggtttagtctctggttggagaactaagatcccacacactgcagagcaactaagcccatgtgccacaactagagtcctAGTGTCAtgaggaaagatcccacatgatgcaatgaagacctgatagagccaaaataaaaaaaacccaccaattAATAGCACCaagtattaattattaataattatcaatTGGCATGATTAATTATTAATACTAAATTACACTAATATAATTATCAATTAATAATCATTCATTGTTATTAATGACCACCAATTGATAACAATGCTTCTCATATGtgccttctctgtccatttttcttttttatatttttcttctatagGAAACTCTTGCCTTCACTTATCATGACCCCTGATTCCGTTCTATCTGTCTACTTTAGACATAAATGACTTGTAAACAGAAAACGAGTGAGGCTCTGTGGACAATGATGCAAAGTGACACAATTTAAAGAATGGTGTTGTGATGAGTgcaataaagaagaaagagatcaTTGCTAGTGATACAAAATAAATGATCCCAGTGAAAGTTTGTTAATTTTCAAACATTCTTCTCATACACTTGAACATACTTCATCTGATTTTGGGATGACTCATCACtcaagtcagagaaggcaatggcaaccccccTCCCGTCCTctggccaggaaaatcccatggacggaggagcctggtgggctgcagtctatggggtctcgaagagtcggacacgactgagcaccttcactttcacttttcactttcatgcttcggagaagtaaatggcaacccactccactgttctttgcctggagtatcccagggacgggggagactggtgggctgccgtctatggggtcgcacagagtcggacacgactgaatcgacttagcagcagcagcagcagcatcactcaAGAGACTGTAATTCTTTCTTTACCTGATATTACAATGTTCTGCCAGTAGTTGGACATATTTAGGAgtttgtgatccaaacagtcttATTTTAAGCACAGATAAAAGAGTAATTCTGCCCATTTGATAAttgttatttcaaataaaaatatttattgtgaaagataaaaattgtTAATGTAAAAAAGCAagttcttaaaagaaataaacacattgaGATCTTCTCTGAGTTATCACAAAGTCTGACCCTGGTTTATCCCTCAGCTTAACTTAACTGTTTCTTCAGCTTGAATTTGTGAAGTTGGATTCAAAGTGTCCTTGGTATATGTACATGGTCAAGGATTTTGGGCTTTGCTGTCTTTCAAATGAAAGCTTTGCCTGTATTCTTTAAATCAAAAGTAAAGCCCTAGTTTTTCTTTACACCCTTGCTACTTAACAAACTGTTACTTTAAAAGGAAAGGCTCTCTGTGTCATTGGTGAGGCAGGAGAAAATAGAGAAGTTACCACCTTTCCCCAACCTCAACAAACCGTCTtggaagacaggaaaagaaatctTACTTGCTGTGCAAGTTGTTAGGCATCATTTTGCTCTAAAGAATCTTGGTAAAGGAGGAACAGGGGACTTGAGAGAAATCAGAGAAGTTAAAATGAGCCACGTATTAAAGAGGCTATACCAGAGACAGATCAGGGAGGAGACAAGAGATGCTACATCACCTAGACGGAGAGAGAGTTCCTGAGAGTTGGACTGCTTATGGAGAAGAGCAGGGACTTTGCAGAAGCTGCCACATGTGGAAAATATTGACAGGATAGGAAAGAGAGTATTTCTAATGTTTTTCTGGATACATTCCCTCTTAGGCGTTTTTTATGAATGGCAGCaatcaaaatttacttttttccccccaattattttGGATGCCGGACTAATGTCTTCACATGAAATTATGCCCACAAGGGGtcatgagatggctggctgggcTTTGTATGAATGACACATTTCATAAACCTTGTTGATTTTTGGTGAGAGGAGAGAACTGATCCCAAACTACTTCTCAATCTTTAAATATCTTAAACTTATTAGTGATGCTTCCCTTAGCAACAAGCTTTATAATACACAATAAGCTCTTCAAATTGGTTCTGGAAGATTGAAACTCAGGAAGTACCCGGTGAAGCATGACACACAGATGTAAGGAGTGGTGAGTTCACTCTTCAGTGGCTCCATTTGACTTTCTATTCTTCCATGTTCTCTGATTAACCCATCCCCATCTGTCTTCAGTGAGTTAGCCCATGACTTTGTGATTTGCTGATGTTGTTCTGTTTTCCCCATTTGTGACATTTCTAGTTACCTCTTCACTCTTCTGAACTTTAGCTTTAGGACTTGTCATTGAGTTCCAGCTCCCTCCCAGCTGATACCAGTTTCATCATTATGTGGTAGGTCTCATGGGCTCCCTTAGAATACAACTCCTTTTTATTTCCAAACaccttttgaaaatgtttatggtaaaaaagcaacagttttttttttttttataatggaaaTGCAATCCCACAAGATTATGCTATCTTAAAGCATTTTACCTGGAAATAACAGTTAAATAGAGTTTCACAGGGCTTAAAATAGAGATGCCCGGTATTGTCAAtaaatcacttatttttttaaagaaaaatatcaatgaataaataatttgctATATGTTTGTATATTAGGTTAAGAGctaatatttatcatttcttaGAAGGATCAGTTAACTATCAACTCAGGACCAAACCTCTGGTTGCAATCACATAAATATGGCACCTGCACAGTGATTATGGCCAAGTGGCCTCAGTCATGATAAAAAGAACTGGcaaagtgttttattttgttaccATAAGGTACTACTGAGCTAAAATATGTGctaaattacttaaaaatgatATTCAATGATAAGAATTCAGTTGTGAAACTGAATCTCTTACTAGGAGGACAAACGAAATCCTGGTTGAAGTTATCTTAAGAAAATGTATACCAGTAATTGAGGAGGAAGATACCCACATATATTTCATAATTGTTTCTAGTGAATTTCAAAGTCTGTGAGAAATATGATATATGGTTAGATGtatcatggaaaaaaatattagttACAGATCTCAGAAACTTCAGGGCATTTTGTGTGTGGAACTGGGTAGGAGTGGAGATTGATGATATAAGATATATtcctagttcttttttttaactgatgtatagttgatgtacaatgttacaTGTTTAatatgtacaacatagtgattcacaattttgaaGGTTATATTTCTGATATCTTGAATGCATATATAGGAAAGATGATTGTTCAAATCTtatctctaatttctttcttATAAATAACTCACtacttgatttttaaagattttaagttggtgtaattaacaaaataataaaagaactCTTGATGAACACACATGTACATAATGTAATTCCTTGAGTCACAAAAATTTGAGTTGAACCAAAATTTTATTGACCACCTTTCTCTGCATCCCTAACTCATTATAATAAAGAACTGTCATCTGATTGCTGGCTAAAGGGAATATTTAGAATATCTCATATttttagtggagaaggcaatggtagcccactccagtattcttgcctggaaaatcccatagacagagggtcctggtaggctgcggtccatagggtcgcgaacagtcagacacgattgagcgacttcacattcacttttcactttcatgcattggagaaggaaatggcaacccactccagtgttcttgcctggagaaccccgggacaggggagcctggtgggctgccgtctatggggttacacagagtcggacacgactgaggcgacttagcagcagcagctgctgcagcagcATATTTTTAGATGAAAGAGATCGTGAAagggatagagagagagagagagagtgtgtgtgtgtgtgtgtgtgtgtgtgtgtgtgtgtgagaaagagagagagaatatgaagGGCCTCAATAGGAGAGGAAAATGAAGTCAGCTCTCAGTTACCTGGGCTAATGGAGTGTGGATAAAACAAAATGGCATACGATCACCCTGAGGGTTTTTTTCCTCACCACCACAAAACTTTATTTCTTTCACAGATAGAAAACTCAAATTAGAGGAGAGGTGGGCCTGGGAAACAGCATGGAGAACAATTTCTAGGACGGTGTTCAggattcagatttttcttttaatctgacCCCTTTAAAGATTGCTAAGCAAACTTTCTTCCTTTAGCATCCCGTGTTTCCTCCAACCTTATTCCTGTGACACATTCATACCCGTGGCCATCACCACAAAGTATAgtaaagaaggaagaggggagcCCGCTGATATGCTAGTTTTATCTCCCCCAATAACAACAgatgtgccaagtcgcttcagtcgtgtccaacgctttgcaaccctgtggactgtagcccaccaggctcctctgtccatggaattttccaggcaagaatactgaagcgggatgctgagcccttctccaggggatcttcccaacacagggattaaacccgttTCTCTTGAGTCtacctgccttggcagatggcttctttaccactagcgccaccaatATAGTTATCACTATTGTCAGTTTCCTTTACTGGAGGAATATATAGAGAAACACCCAGAAGAGATCATATAATTCTAAAATGTAATTCTAACCTGAATAACCAATaagaaaggaaagggggaaacGATTATAGAAATCAATACAGGGGCATAAAAAACTATCCAGTAGATTCAGCTTTCAATACAAACAATAGATTAAAAACGGAGGGCCAGCCAaccaaaagagaaatataagaGAACAGAATGCCAATTAGAAAGGTGTCATGAAGGTTGAAGAGTCAAGTACTTTAACcattttatttggagaaaaaaaaatcatgtagagGACAGtcatttgttgtctttttcacatttattccCTACATCTCCTTTCTATAGTACCCtaattttcctttgtttaattCACTTTATGCATAAGGTTTgtgcaggactgatctcattttcAGTTCCAGAGATGGATCCTAATTCACTTTATCCCATCACTTTACCCCCTCCTTCTGACTATCAAGTTTTAGTTCAAGGATTGATATTTGGCCCAATTAGAGTAGTGAGAAAGTGTGAATTCCAGGACATATGTAAGAACCATCAGACACTCTCTTTAAGCTGGTGTTGAAACAGTCTTGAATTATTGTGGCCATCTTTCAAAAAATCATTAGTGGGGAGAGTCTTGAAGTTGAATAGAAATCATAAAAGACAGAGgggtaagaaaagagaaaaaattggtTCAGTGAGTTTCTAAATCATTTCTCTCTTAAATCTAGAATTATCTCTGGAATTCTAAgttatgtgagataataaataatcttcattatcagttcagtcacccggtcatgtccaactccttgtgaccccatgggctgcagcacaccaggcacccctgtctatcagcaactcccagagcttgctcaaactcctgtccatcgagttggtgatgccatccagccatctcatcctctgttgtccccttctcctcctgccttcaatctctcccagcatcagggtcttttccgatgagtcagttctttgcatcaggtggccaaagtattggagtttcagcttcaacatcagtccttccaatgaatattcaggactgatttcctataggttagactggtgtgatctctttgcagttcaagggactctcaagagtcttcaccaacaccacagttcaaaaggatcaattcttcaatgctaagctttccttatagtccaactttcacatccatacatgactactgaaaaaaccatagccttgactagatgaactttggtcggcaaagtaatgtctctgctttttattttttttattttttattttttttagtttcacaAATCTGATGAAGGTCCAGGGAGGTACACATTTGGGCAGACACCCCAAACTTGGCCCCCGGAGGCTTCTCCTGGGGGAGGCCGGCTCTCAGCTGCCTGCACCTTCTGGAGTCCAAACCCCAGGCTGGAGGGGTGCTGGCCTCCCAAGCTTGGGCTGTAGTCACTGCCTGGGTGCAGGCTGGGTTATGAGATAGGACAGGTCCTTGCTGACCAGgctggtgcctggccagggtctCAGAGCTCACTCCCCGCTGTGCCGGGCTTTGCCTGTCAGCCGGCGGCGCTGGGTCTTGCTGGTACGAGTGGCGCTCGGGGGCTTCTTGGTGGTGTCCTGGGCCCAGCGAAGACGTTTCCTCTTGACCTTTTTGCGACTGTGTGCATGCAGTGAGGCCGTGAGAGAGGAGATCCGCTGGGACAGCAGAGGGTCTCTGGACTTCTTGGGTAAGGCTCTGGTCGGCTTCTCCACGGATGACGCCTCCTCCTCAGGCCCAGACCCGGCCCCTTGCTCGGGCGGGGGCAGGCCGAGCAGCCGGGCCCCTGAGAGGTCCAGGTCGCTGATGGTGGTCACGGTGACTATGTGGTTGGGGTGGTCATACTGCACCGACTCTGTCTTTGCTGTCACCAGCCGGTCTAGCTCGTCGGCCTCCTCTGTGCAGGGTGGGTACAGGACCGGGCCTCAGCCCCAGGACACAAGCAAGCAGGCTCCAGCACGCACCCCACCCCTGACTCCAGCCCTGGAGTGTAATGGCCCCCTCTACTCCATAGAGCGGCACCCGGGAAGTCACTGGCTCCAGAGCCTGGCCCAgagcctcctctctctctgccagCATCTTCAAGTATTCCTGGTGGCGCTCTTCCCGGAGCTTCTTCTGCTCCTCCTTCAGCCGCTGCTTGATCTCCTCAATGGCTGCCTTCTTCCGCTCCACCTTCCTCTTGTGGAAGCCTGTCAGGTACTCCCGCCGCTTCTCCTCATCGAAGCTCAGGATGAGTCGCTGCTGCCGGTCGTCGCCATCTCGCTTCTTCTTCTTGTTgccaatgtctctgctttttaatatgctgtctaggttgatcatagcttttcttccagggagcaagcatcttttcatttcatggctacagtcaccatctgcagtgattttggagcccccaaaaataaagtctgtcactgtttccattgtttctccatctatttgccatgaagtaatgggaccagatgccatgatcttagttttctgaatgttgagctttaagccaactttttcactctcttctttcactttcatcaagagtctctttagttcttcactttctgccataagggtggtgtcatccatatatctgaggttattgatatttctcccagcaatcttgattccagcctgtgcttcattcagcccagcgtttctcatgatgtactctgcatataagttaaataagcagggtgacagtatacagcattgatgtactccttttcctatttggaaccagtctgttgttccatgtccagttctaactgttgcttcctgacctgcatacagatttctcaggagacagctaaggtggtctgatattccaatctcttgaagaatttccacagtttgttgtgatctacacagtcaaaggctttggcatagtcaataaagcagaaatagatgtttttctggaactctcttgttttttctatgatccaacagatgttggcaatttgatctctggttcctctgccttttctaaatccagcttgaacatccagaagtcCATGGTTTATGTACTTTTGAAGaatggcttggaaaattttgagcattattttgctagcatgtgagatgaatgcaatcatgtggtagtttgagtattctttgacattgcccttctttgggattggaatgaaaacaccttttccagtcctgtggccactgctgcattttccaaatttgctggcttattgagtgcagcactttcacagtaacctcttttagtatttgaaacagctcaactggaattccatcagctctactagctttgtagtgatgcttcctaaaacccacttgactttgcattccaggatgtctgtctctaggtgagtgatcacaccatcatggttatctgggtcatgaaaatcttttttgtatagttcttctgtgtattcttgctacctcttcttaagatcttctgcatctgttatgtccataccatttaaTGTCTAATAATCTTCATTATTAAAGGCTGTTTAAGTTGGATTGAGTTTTGctgtcacttgcaaccaaaaTGTTCTTCACTCATCAGAAAATGGAGAATGTGGTGTGAGTTAGCTGCATACTACATTTTGGGGGGTAATTTTAACTTTCTGAATAGTTGAACATTTTAATCCTCATAGAATCTCCAAGAGTAGACAGCATAGGAATAAACTTCAGCCAACCTAGAGCCTTAATATGAGAGGGGTACCCACTTGAGAAATTGACCTTGAGAGGCAGAACTCCCTTGCATTCATCCTTGCAAGAATACGTTAGGGATGTTACTAGTTACTTGTACCTAGTGGATGGAAGGCATGTAGAAGCTAGAAGagtcaaaagaacagaaaagacgagaacagggggaaaaaagaaaagaaaaatgaaactgggtGGTAATGACTAAGGAAGCTTCTTTAAGAACTTGCAAGTATTGTCACAATGATAGGGAGATATCTTGATAGTGGGGTGTCTTTATGGGGTTTTGAAGATCAGAGAAGCTTGCCTATCCAAAGGGACTGACGCTGTCTCTTCCGATCAGTGAAGTGATCTATGTGAAGTCAActgtgcttatttttttattggaatatcattgctttacaatgttgttagtttctgctgtatgaaaACATGATACAgccatatgtataaatatgtcccCTCCATCTTAAGCCTCAGCTCCCtaccattccacccctctaggtcatcaaagAGCACTGAGCTAAGATCCTTGTACTATACAGCCGCTTTccactattttatacatggttgtgtgtatatgtcaatgctactttcccAATGCTTTAGCAATGTTAAAGGACCTTGACTCCCCTCTCTGGCAGTGTCTTTTTGTTAATTGCAATGTTGTTCCTATGAAACATCATGCTATTGTATATCATTAAGTAAAAACTTGACCTCCATGTCAGAAAGGGCACAGAAGTTGCAAGAGCTCGCACAATGAGTTAAGTCGTTCCAGAGCCTGAAGTTTTTACTGTCTTCAAAGCCCATGTGTTTTTCAAAACATGATCTTGCTTCTGTCTTCCCCTGAGGGAGAATAATTTCCAAACTGAGGAGGATAAATAAAGCATCTCCAAGAGGAAATTAAAGTATTAAACAGAAGAGTAGAGTAAGGAAGCACCTGCACATGCTAACTGAGTTTCAGACTTCAAGTCCAGTTGAAATATATAATATGGAGCAGACAAACTTGTAGATGACTTGAACATTTGAGAATGTGTGGAATGGAGATGGTAAACATTGTTCTCCAAAGAGGGAAAAGGTGGATGCTGAAACTTTTGAttggtgatttacaatgtttagCCTAGATTGCTTCTCTGAATTTCACAGGTAAATATTCTATAACTGTGACATTAGAATTAAGGGACATTTAGATAAggttacggagaaggcaatggcaacccactccagtactcttgcctggaaaatcccatggatggaggagcctggtgggctgcagtccatggggtcgcaaagagtcggacacaactgagcgacttcactttcgcttttcactttaatgcattggagaaggaaatggcaacccactccagtgttcttgcctggagaatcccagggacggcggagcctggtgggctgccgtctatggggtcgcacagagtcagacatgactgaagcaatgcagcagcagcagcacataagGTTAAGCAAAGGTTTCCTAAAAAGTTAGGTTTTGAGTGACCAGTATATGTGCCATgacacatttt is a genomic window of Cervus canadensis isolate Bull #8, Minnesota chromosome 14, ASM1932006v1, whole genome shotgun sequence containing:
- the LOC122452932 gene encoding nucleolar protein 12-like; translated protein: MVTNRPSLGALECAAASVYTLGQVCAEKPSPPPEIHSHHPENATPATFKEGQSLCGQANLKPSHSSCVTVREAVHFLWPRVYYEDETKEVCEDTSASTWQMVRARDIGNKKKKRDGDDRQQRLILSFDEEKRREYLTGFHKRKVERKKAAIEEIKQRLKEEQKKLREERHQEYLKMLAEREEALEEADELDRLVTAKTESVQYDHPNHIVTVTTISDLDLSGARLLGLPPPEQGAGSGPEEEASSVEKPTRALPKKSRDPLLSQRISSLTASLHAHSRKKVKRKRLRWAQDTTKKPPSATRTSKTQRRRLTGKARHSGE